The Mycobacteriales bacterium sequence CGCGTGGCCCTACTGCACCACGTCACGTGGTCGGTGAACTCGATCTGCCACACATTCGGGGCGAAGCCCTTCATGACGAGGGACCGGTCGGTGAACGTCTGGTGGCTCGCGATTCCCGCGATGGGTGAGTCCTGGCACAACCTTCACCACGCGGAACCCACCGCAGCTAGGCACGGGGTGCTGCGCGGCCAGCTGGACTCTTCGGCACGAATCATCTGGACTCTCGAGAAGCTCCACCTTGCCTACGACGTCCGCTGGCCGACACCCGAGCGACTTGCAGCCAAGCTCGCCATGAGCTAGCCCGCGGCGGCGGCGCCCGAGTGGCGTGAGCGACTGGCGTGAAGCCTGAACGACAGGCATAGCACCACAAATCAGACCTGACGAGGGCAACGATCGAACTCGGCTGCGGTGGCCGAGAACTGTTGCTATCGTCCGCCCACCGGCGTCCGTCGCTTGCCAGGCGGGGACCCCACGCGCTGGTGTCTGCAAGGAGTGGTGCGCGTGAAGCGAACACCGCGTTGCCTCCTCGTCACCACCGTGGCACTAACCTTCGCGGTCAGCGCCGGCGCAATGACAGCAGCATGCGCGGCACCACAGTCGACGACGATTTCAGACACCCCGACGATGATTCCATTCGCCCAGACCAACGGAGACGTCACCTCACTGGCGGAGTTCACCGTGGGTGGCATACCGGAGGTTGCCTTTGGTGGTGATTTCACGACGGTCACGACGCCGGACGGTGTCGTGCATCCCGCAACCAACCTCGCTGTCGTCACCGAAACCACCGGCGCCTTCGTGTTTGCGGAGACGACGCTGGCGGACGACGGATACGTCCATGCGCTCGCATACAACGCCGGAACTCTTTACGTCGGTGGAGACTTCACGACTTTCGATGGAGTAAGCCGCAACCGGTTGGCCGCGGTCAGCGTGCCCGGCTTCGCGGTCACCGGCTGGAACCCAGGTGCGTCTGGACAGGTCAACGCCCTCGCGATCAGCCAGAGCCCGGCCGCGATCTACTCCGCCGGCGCGTCTGGCACCGTGCGATCGCTCAGCCTCACCACGAGCGCGGTCAACTGGTCGGATCCCATGCCGTGGGGAGGGGTGGAGACGCTCTTGTCCGACCCGGCCGACGGCGGCCTCTACGTCGGCGGATTCTTCGACACGATCGACGGGTTCACCAATCACGGGTTGATCGAGTTGAACGAGACATCGGGAGCTCCGGTCACGACCTTCACACCGGTCCTGGAGCCGAACACCCCGCCCGACGGGGTCAATGGAGACGACCCGCGCTCACTCGCCCTCGATAGCAATGTCAGTCCACCCGCAATCGTCAGCGGGGGTGGTGGCTCTGCGAATCGCATGCACCTGTTCAACGCGACCACAGGCGCGCAGATCTGGGTTGACTCGATGATCGGTGACACCCAAGGCGTCATCCAGCTGGGCAACTCGATCATTGCCGGCACTCACCGAACCCGTATCAACAAACCCGGGGGCCAGTGGCCGTATTTCGCGGGCCAGGTCTCTGAGGCGACCGGCGCCATCCAGGCCTGGGACCCAGGGCTGTCCGGAAGGCCTGCCATGAACCCGCCCGATGGGGACGACAACGGGGTGCGCGCCTTCGCGTTCGATGCCGCAACCAACACCTTGGTCGTCGGCGGCGACTTCCTGGAATACGGGCAGACCTGCAACTTGCAGATGACACTCGCCTGTACCGGTGGTGTGCCGATGGCCTCGCTAGCCGAATTTCAGGTCGCGCTCCCGGCGACGCCCCCACTGGCACCGACGGGGCTAACCGCGACACCGAACGGACCGCAAGAGATCGACCTGAGCTGGACTGCGGCAACGCCAGGGACGTCGCCGGTGACGGGCTATCAGGTCACACGTAACGGCACGGTCATCGCCACCACCGCCGGCACGGTGTACGACGACACCGCGACGGCGCCGAGCACCACGTACCAGTACACGGTGACGGCGATCGACGCGAATCAGTTGGCGAGCCCACCATCGAGCCCGGCGACAGCCACCACACTCCCGGCAGTGCCGCCATCGCCACCCACCGGCCTTTCCGGCTCGGCTACCGGCCCGACCGTGGTCAGCCTGAGCTGGACCCCCGCGGTCGCCGGCACCCTTCCCGTCACGGGCTACACGATCCTGCGCAACGGAGTCGCAGTCGGATCGACCACGGGCGCGACAAGCTTCACCGACACCGGGCTGAGCCCAAACACGTCGTATGACTACACGGTCATTTCCACGGATACGGCCGGTAACGCAAGCACACCATCAGCCGACTTCGACGTGACGACGCCGGACGCCAACCTCTTGACCAATCCTGGATTCGAAACCTGGACCAACGGCATCCCGCTGCACTGGACTACCTATGGACCCGCGACGACGCTGACCGAGTCGAGCGACGCTCATTCAGGTAGTAGTTCGGTCAAGATCGCAACGACGAGCACCAGCTACGCCGCGTCCGGCATCTACGACGGCAAGCCGCCGACGATCTCCAGCGACACCCCCGGCGTGACGTACGTCGCGAGCTGCTGGGCGAAGGCCAGCCGGCCCATGACGATCAGCATCGAGCTGCACGAGGCCAAGCCGAACTACCAGGCGGTCAACACCGCAGCGATCACCTCGCTGGCGATCACCGACAGCAACTGGCATCTGCTGCAGGTGAGCGACACCACGATCGGGACCGGTGACATCCTGCCGCTTTCGGTGTTCAGCACCAACACCGTGGCCGGCGGAGCCACCTTCGAGGTCGACGACTGCGTTCTCGGACGGACTAACTGATCACCCGGGCGCCGGGAACCGGGCCGCTCGCCCGGCGGACGGTTCGGCAGACGTCGTAGCCGGCGAGCGCGGACGCGATCCGGATCGACTCCGATGCACTCTCGGTGAGCAGCGCCACGGTCGGCCCGGAGCCTGACACGATGCCGCCGGCGGCGCCCAGCTCCTTGCCGGCCGCCAGGACCTTCGACAGGTTGGGCCGAAGGTGCAACGCGG is a genomic window containing:
- a CDS encoding fibronectin type III domain-containing protein; this translates as MIPFAQTNGDVTSLAEFTVGGIPEVAFGGDFTTVTTPDGVVHPATNLAVVTETTGAFVFAETTLADDGYVHALAYNAGTLYVGGDFTTFDGVSRNRLAAVSVPGFAVTGWNPGASGQVNALAISQSPAAIYSAGASGTVRSLSLTTSAVNWSDPMPWGGVETLLSDPADGGLYVGGFFDTIDGFTNHGLIELNETSGAPVTTFTPVLEPNTPPDGVNGDDPRSLALDSNVSPPAIVSGGGGSANRMHLFNATTGAQIWVDSMIGDTQGVIQLGNSIIAGTHRTRINKPGGQWPYFAGQVSEATGAIQAWDPGLSGRPAMNPPDGDDNGVRAFAFDAATNTLVVGGDFLEYGQTCNLQMTLACTGGVPMASLAEFQVALPATPPLAPTGLTATPNGPQEIDLSWTAATPGTSPVTGYQVTRNGTVIATTAGTVYDDTATAPSTTYQYTVTAIDANQLASPPSSPATATTLPAVPPSPPTGLSGSATGPTVVSLSWTPAVAGTLPVTGYTILRNGVAVGSTTGATSFTDTGLSPNTSYDYTVISTDTAGNASTPSADFDVTTPDANLLTNPGFETWTNGIPLHWTTYGPATTLTESSDAHSGSSSVKIATTSTSYAASGIYDGKPPTISSDTPGVTYVASCWAKASRPMTISIELHEAKPNYQAVNTAAITSLAITDSNWHLLQVSDTTIGTGDILPLSVFSTNTVAGGATFEVDDCVLGRTN